Below is a genomic region from Isosphaeraceae bacterium EP7.
CGACGTTCTGGTTCCTCGCCTGCATGAACATCTGGAACCTGATCGACGGCATGGATGGGCTGGCCTCGGGCGTGGGCCTGCTCGTCAGCGGCACTCTGATGCTTGTGGCGATTCACCAGGACAACCTAGGTGTGGCCATCCTGGCCGCGTCGTTGGCCGGCAGCCTGGCGGGGTTCCTCCTGTACAACTGGCATCCGGCCTGCATCTTCCTGGGCGACAGCGGCAGCCTGCTGATCGGGCTCCTGATCGGTGTGATCGGCGTCCAGGGGTCGTTGAAGGGCCCCTCGACGATCTCGATCCTATTCCCGATCCTGGCGATGGGCCTGCCGATCTCCGACACGGCGATGGCGATCTTCCGCCGCTGGGTGAGGAACCTGCCGCTCAGCTCGGCCGACCGTCGGCATGTCCATCACCTTCTCATCGGCCTAGGCCTGAACCCGGCGCAGGCGGCCTTGTTGCTGTACTGCTTCTCGGGGTTCCTCTGCGGCGTGGTCATGATCGGCGTGGCCTTCAATAATGAAGTGCTGGCCCTGGTGCTGGGGATTTCGGGCTGCCTGGCCTTCCTGCTGATTCTGACGAGCCGCCGCGATGAGCTCGCCTGCCTGCGGGGCGACCTCCAGAGCCGGCTGGTTCGCGGGCGGCAGGAGCGGTTCGCGGCGAAGGTGACCTGGGAGGCGATCCAGCGCATCGAGCTCTGCGAGACGCCCGACCGGGTCCACGAGATCGTGGCCGATAGCGCCCGCAAGCTGGGCTGCGACTCGCTGCGGGTCGAGTGCTTTCGGCGGGGCGAGTCGATCTTCCGCCGCGAGGTCGAATCGTTGCGGGAGCTGAATGCCGAGACGCCGGTGTCGGGCCCGACGGCCACGTTCCGACTGGATTGCGGAGACGACCTGGAGATG
It encodes:
- a CDS encoding MraY family glycosyltransferase; its protein translation is MMISNAYLMIFAVAFMGCVLATPVVTRIAVWAGAIDKPDQFRRVHKGATPRMGGLGLAFGIALGLLTAALGAPPADWSEFEAWRATLLPIACAGLIVLLIGAVDDSKEMSPRVKLLGQGAAVLVLYMGGIRVHGLNLLGFSIDLSRPTFELALAGGTLSVALPSLLATTFWFLACMNIWNLIDGMDGLASGVGLLVSGTLMLVAIHQDNLGVAILAASLAGSLAGFLLYNWHPACIFLGDSGSLLIGLLIGVIGVQGSLKGPSTISILFPILAMGLPISDTAMAIFRRWVRNLPLSSADRRHVHHLLIGLGLNPAQAALLLYCFSGFLCGVVMIGVAFNNEVLALVLGISGCLAFLLILTSRRDELACLRGDLQSRLVRGRQERFAAKVTWEAIQRIELCETPDRVHEIVADSARKLGCDSLRVECFRRGESIFRREVESLRELNAETPVSGPTATFRLDCGDDLEMAVSLHQDSESSLEADIAFRFLQRLSLATAERVGLLMDREESPVTATDTAPRPAAPRVIASQTPAAEPREILAVPAGFLIAPVWTPLNRLRSMIRGGSGTMPRHPSLTDE